The Deltaproteobacteria bacterium sequence TGCAGGACTTAAAAAGCCATGAGGAGACCAAAGATATCCCTGTTATAATAAATTCAATAATAAGCAATAAAGAACTGGGTTTTGTCCTCGGCGCAGCGGATTATCTTGTAAAACCTGTAGACGGTGCGCGGCTTATTGAAAGACTCAATGAATTAAGGCCTACATTTAAAAAATCAAGCCGACATGCCACCATACTCCTTATAGAAAAGGATGAGAAGATGGCAAGGTCTATGTCGGGAGCATTAGAAGTGGAAGGATTTTCTGTGTTAAGAGTAAAAGGGGGAGAGGAGGGGATTGAGCTTGCGCTTGTTGCAATGCCTGACCTTATAATTGTTGATATGATGTTTAATGGTTTAAGCGAGCTCTCCAGTTTTGATATAATACACAGATTAAAAAATATCCCCGCAACACAGGGGATACCTGTATTTCTCCTGACTGAAAAAGAGATGGGGACAGATGAACGGCTTAAGGTTATGGGCTATATTGACAGGGTTATAGAGAAGGATTCTTTCTTAAAAGGAGATATTGTAGATCAGATAAAGAAGCTGGAATCTTTATATCCCAAAAGGGCCGGACTGGTGGATGAGGTTACAGGACTCTTCAATCACCGCTATCTTAATATCAGGCTTAATCAGGAGACAAAGAGGGCTGACAGATACAAACAGCCATGCTCCCTCTTAATGATAGCCATTGACGACCTTCAGGCATATATTGCCAGAAACGGAGAGTTTCACAGCAATGCGGCCTTAAGGAAATCAGCGGAGCTTATAAAAAAGACATTAAGGGGTTATGATATCGCAACCAGATATGGAATGGATGAGCTTGCAATACTCCTTCCAAATACGTCAAAATCCCCTGCCTTACAATTAGCAAAGAGATTCAAGGCCATAATTGAGAGTTTTCCGTTTTATAACGCGGAGAACCAGCCCAAAGGAAAGATAAGCGCTAGCGTGGGCGTGGCAACATATCCTGACGATGCCAATGTCATGGAAGGGACTATTTTAGCGGCGCAAAATGCCTTGTCCGAGGCCATGGGAAAAGGCGGGGACATGGTTGTGGCATACAGGGCGGCAGGCAGTGAAGAGTAAGCGGTAACCGCCTACTCTATAAAAAATGGGTGTATAAGATGATTGAAAAAAAGGTTTTGATAGTTGAAGACAATGAGCAGAGCATGGAGCTTTTCCGCGACCTCCTTATATCAAAGGGGTATACGGTAATAGAGGCCATGGATGGCGAAGTGGCGCTTGAAAAGGCGCTAATAGAAACGCCGGCTCTTATCCTTATGGACATCCAGATTCCCAAGATAGACGGGGTTGAGGTTACCCGCAGGATGCGCAATTATCCTGCGCTGAATAACACTGTCATTATTGCGGTAACAGCCCATGCAATGAAAGGCGATAGGGAGAGTTTTTTAAAGGCAGGGTTTAATGATTATATAGCCAAACCGATAAATATAAAGGCATTTTTACAAACCATTGAAAATTATCTGCAGCCCGTCGTCTAATTTATATGCATCCAAGGGATAAAACCCTCCTTAATGATATAGCATATCTGAAGACAATCCTTTATCAGGCGCTTGAAGAGCAGGTTGGAAAAAGGCTCTTAAAGGTGATAGACGACCTGAGCAAAAAAAACATCCTGTCAAAAGATTGGTTTTACGACCCCCAGAAAGGCGCAAGAACGTCAGTATTATCCGATAAGCTATTTAAAACCATAAATAGGATTAGCATTAGTGAGACAGCCCGGATTATTCAGGCATATTCCATAAATTTTCAACTTATCAATCTGGCAGAGGAAAATTTTGGCATGCAGGACAGAAGAAGGAAAGAGCGGCAAGGCCTGACGGTTTCCGGTTCCATAGAGGGATGTGTCAGGGAGTTCAGGGGAAACGGCGTTACCCCTGATGAGATACAGCTTCTTTTGAATAGGCTTTCCATCGCGCCTGTAATAACCGCCCATCCCACAGAGGCAAAGAGAAGAACTGTGCTGGAAAAGCACAGAAAGATATACCTTTCAATATTTAAAAAAGAAAATCCTATCTGGACAGACAGGGAAAGAGAGGCAATAAGGGAAGAGATACTTGGAGAGGTGGAAAAGCTTTGGCAGACAGGTGATATAAGACTTGAAAGACCAAAGGTGAAAGAAGAGGTTTTAAACGGTATTTTTTACTTTAATAAGACATTCTTTGATGCGTTGCCAAGGATATACGATGAGCTTTGCCGCCAGCTCCAGAGATACTATCCTGGATATAAATTCTCTATTCCCCCGTCTTTATTATTGTTTGGCAGTTGGGTGGGCGGCGACAGGGATGGTAATCCATTTGTAACCAGCGAGAAGACAAAATGGACATTGATTTCACACAAAGAATTAGTCATCGCCAAATACACGGAAATCATATCCCGGCTTATATCCAGCCTGAGCATATCCATGCAGTTTATACTGCCAGGCAAGGAATTCCTTGTATCCATAAAGGAAGATGCAAATGCAATGGGAGCTGAGGGGCAAAGGATTATAGCAAGAAATCCTTATGAGCCATACAGACAAAGGCTTTCTCTTATCAGAAAGAAGCTTGAAAATACAAATGCAAATAAAGATGTGTTTTACAGAAATATAGAGGAGTTTATAGAGGATTTAAACATAATTAAAAGAAGCCTTAATGCCAACAAGGGGGGAAGGATTGCAAGGCTTGAAATTCTTCCGCTTATAAGGCAGGCAGAGGCCTTTGGTTTTCATCTGGCAAAATTGGACATAAGACAGCATAGTGAAATCCATAGAATGGCTGCGGCAGAGCTTCTGGAAAAAGCAGGCATTGTAACGGATATTCCCTTCTACCTTGCCCTGCCGGAACAGGACAAGGTAAAAATCCTCTCTGGAGAGCTTACATCTATAAGGTCTTTGGCGCCCGACTATGCGCGGTTATCTCGTGAAACAAAAGAGGTTCTGGATACATTTAAGGTAATTAAATATGCCCAGGATAAGATAAGCTGGGAAGGAGTAGGCTCCTACATTGTCAGCATGACGCACAATGCAAGCGATATCTTAACTGTAGGGCTTCTGGCAAAAGAGGCAGGGCTCTCTGGGATTAGTGATGATAATGAAATATTTAACAGGATAGACATAGTTCCGCTCTTTGAGACCATAGATGATTTAAGAAGGGCGCCTCAAATATTAATAGCGCTGTTTTCAAATCCTGCCTACAGGAGATACCTTGCAAAAAGGGATAATATTCAAGAGGTCATGCTTGGCTACTCAGATAGCTGCAAGGATGGCGGGATATTAACCTCTGGTTGGGAGCTCTATCATGCCCAGAAGATAATTACAGAAGCGGCAGCGGAATATAAAATCAAACTAAAACTATTTCACGGAAGGGGAGGGACGGTTGGCAGGGGCGGGGGGCCGACTCACAAGGCAATCCTGGCTCAGCCGCGGGGCACTGTCAATGGCCTTATAAAGATAACAGAACAGGGCGAGGTTATATCTTCCAAATACGCAAACCTCGGCACAGCATTATATAATCTGAACCTCCTTGTGGCAGGGGTTATGGAGGCGACATTAAATAGTAAGCAGTCGGCAGGGGTAGGGTGGGCATTGCCCGCCAATCAGAAATCAAAAAAACAAGGAAAGGATTTTGAAGGTGCGTTTGAAGAGATATCAGGAATATCATACAGGTTATACAGAGGGCTAATTGACGGCCCTGATTTTTTAACATATTTTTATCAGGCAACCCCCATAGAAGAACTGGAACACCTGAAGATAGGCTCCAGGCCGACTTACAGAAAGGGGAAAGGCGGGGTTGAAGATATGAGGGCAATACCATGGGTTTTTAGCTGGAATCAAACGAGACATATCATACCGGGGTGGTATCCGTTTGGTTCCGGTCTAATGGCATTTATAGGAAATGACGCGGCGCGGGAAAGGCTTGTTCAGGAGATGTATGTGAGATGGCCTTTTTTTAATAATCTCGTGGATAACATCCAGATGGTCATTGCAAAATCCGACATGCATATTGCAAGGCTTTATTCAACTTTGGTAAAAGATAAAAAGATACGGGAAAAGATTTATAAAAAAATACATAAAGAATTTAAACTGACCGTAAAAATGATTTTAAAGATCACTGGACAGAAAAGGATACTGGACAATGACCCGTTGCTTCAGAGGTCAATAGCCATGAGAATGCCCAGCATATATCCGGTAAATTATATTCAGGTTGCGCTTTTAAGAAGGCTTCGGAGCGGACGAATGCAGGGTAGTGAAAGAGAAAAATCTATTGCAGCGCTCATGATGAGCATCAACTGTATTTCCGCTGGACTGAGAAATACAGGATAGCTGCGTTTGATTTATCCTGGTGGTCCCAACGGGATTCGAACCCGTGTTTAAGCCTTGAGAGGGCTCCGTCCTAGGCCTCTAGACGATGGGACCTCTTTATAAAAACATTGAAAATTGCAAAATGAAAAATGCAAATTTATAAGATTTAAAATTTGAAATCTGCAATTTTCAATTTGCACTTATCACAAGTCTGGCTGGGGGACCAGGATTCGAACCTGGATAGCAAGAGTCAGAGTCTTGCGTCCTGCCGTTAGACGATCCCCCAATGAAGGCTTTTAATGTAAAGCAAATCCCTCACGTGAGTCAAGGTTTTTTTTATGGGAATCCTTTCGGGGTTGCCTTTTCAATTATATTGATATATCCTTTACGAAGCTTTTGGGGAGGCTTTTATCAGGAAATTTGATGTGCTTATAGTAGGCTCGGGGCCAGGCGGCCAGCGGGCTGCGTTTCAGGCGTCGAAACTTAAAAAAAAGGTTGCAGTCATAGAAAGGCAGCCATATATCGGCGGGGCAGGTCTTCACACAGGAACTCTGCCCAGCAAAACATTAAGGGAAGCGGCGCTTTTTCTCGCGGGTTTTAAACAGAGGGCAATCTTTGGTTTTCAGCTTGCCATTGGGAGAGAGGTAACCCTGCAGGAACTGATGCACAGAAAGACGGATGTGATTAAAAAGCAGATGGAGATAATAATAGACCAGTTCAGCAGAAACAATATAGAGATAATCTACGGAGAGGCCTCATTTATAGATGAGCATAGATTGGCTGTAAAGGGAGCAACTGCTGCTGAAGAACTTTATGGAGAGGTTATCATTATAGCAACAGGCACAAGACCGCTTCGGCCTAAAGAGGTACCCTTCGATGAGAGCCATATATACGATACAGACACAATATTAAAGATAGATAATATACCGTCAACCATCACCA is a genomic window containing:
- a CDS encoding response regulator; its protein translation is MIEKKVLIVEDNEQSMELFRDLLISKGYTVIEAMDGEVALEKALIETPALILMDIQIPKIDGVEVTRRMRNYPALNNTVIIAVTAHAMKGDRESFLKAGFNDYIAKPINIKAFLQTIENYLQPVV
- the ppc gene encoding phosphoenolpyruvate carboxylase; translation: MHPRDKTLLNDIAYLKTILYQALEEQVGKRLLKVIDDLSKKNILSKDWFYDPQKGARTSVLSDKLFKTINRISISETARIIQAYSINFQLINLAEENFGMQDRRRKERQGLTVSGSIEGCVREFRGNGVTPDEIQLLLNRLSIAPVITAHPTEAKRRTVLEKHRKIYLSIFKKENPIWTDREREAIREEILGEVEKLWQTGDIRLERPKVKEEVLNGIFYFNKTFFDALPRIYDELCRQLQRYYPGYKFSIPPSLLLFGSWVGGDRDGNPFVTSEKTKWTLISHKELVIAKYTEIISRLISSLSISMQFILPGKEFLVSIKEDANAMGAEGQRIIARNPYEPYRQRLSLIRKKLENTNANKDVFYRNIEEFIEDLNIIKRSLNANKGGRIARLEILPLIRQAEAFGFHLAKLDIRQHSEIHRMAAAELLEKAGIVTDIPFYLALPEQDKVKILSGELTSIRSLAPDYARLSRETKEVLDTFKVIKYAQDKISWEGVGSYIVSMTHNASDILTVGLLAKEAGLSGISDDNEIFNRIDIVPLFETIDDLRRAPQILIALFSNPAYRRYLAKRDNIQEVMLGYSDSCKDGGILTSGWELYHAQKIITEAAAEYKIKLKLFHGRGGTVGRGGGPTHKAILAQPRGTVNGLIKITEQGEVISSKYANLGTALYNLNLLVAGVMEATLNSKQSAGVGWALPANQKSKKQGKDFEGAFEEISGISYRLYRGLIDGPDFLTYFYQATPIEELEHLKIGSRPTYRKGKGGVEDMRAIPWVFSWNQTRHIIPGWYPFGSGLMAFIGNDAARERLVQEMYVRWPFFNNLVDNIQMVIAKSDMHIARLYSTLVKDKKIREKIYKKIHKEFKLTVKMILKITGQKRILDNDPLLQRSIAMRMPSIYPVNYIQVALLRRLRSGRMQGSEREKSIAALMMSINCISAGLRNTG